One window from the genome of Oryza glaberrima chromosome 3, OglaRS2, whole genome shotgun sequence encodes:
- the LOC127765128 gene encoding protein argonaute 7 isoform X2 — MEGEREGVVAKNEDNAGGGGGGLGTGGNGGGGGGGSANGRRRWRGGGSSGYRQHPIIQAYPALLPLPINGATGHAHINGAVSLPLPLPPPVLLYLQPPPPPPLLPLLPKVAAATFYGKPPKAADTAPRGSMWKHRPSKKPPPHAITAALLPLPRDGKALQEKIFFANERKTSEKEVNHVDTHEKFTVAPLDNAIARRPDMGGVEGAEIPLSANHFLVQFDPGQKIFHYNVDISPRPSKETARMIKKKLVEENPSVLSGSQPAFDGRKNLYSPVRFQEDRVEFFVSLPVALARCSVVKEDTGHMLDKQKLKTFKVNVRLVSKLCGEDLNKYLNEDKDGIPLPQDYLHALDVVLREGAMESSILVGRSLYARSMGEARDIGGGAVGLRGFFQRLRPTKQGLALNVDLSLSAFHESTGIISYLQKRCDFLKDLPQKKTRALAEEEHREVEKALKNIRVFVCHRETNQRYHVHSLTKETTEKLKFRDRSGKDLMVVDYFKEHYNHDIQFRNLPCLQIGRSKPCYVPMELCVVCEGQKFLGKLSDEQTSKILKMGCERPSERKGIIKGVVKGAFHARSDTYADQFSLQVSKHMTKLSGRVLLPPKLKLGSSGRIKDITPDRFDRQWSFLDSHVAEGSKIKSWALISFGGTPEQHFCITKFVNQLSNRCEQLGILLNKKTIISPIFERIQLLNNVGILEGKLKKIQESASGNLQLLICVMERRHQGYADLKRIAETSIGVVTQCCLYSNLSKLTSQFLTNLALKINAKLGGCNIALYSSFPCQIPRIFLSEEPVMFMGADVTHPHPLDDSSPSVVAVVASMNWPSANKYISRMRSQTHRKEIIEQLDVMAGELLEEFLKEVGKLPSRIIFFRDGVSETQFYKVLKEEMHAVRTTCSRYPGYKPLITFIVVQKRHHTRLFHRERNGSSSHYSDQNIPPGTVVDTVITHPREFDFYLCSHWGTKGTSRPTHYHVLWDENNFRSDEVQQLIHNLCYTFARCTRPVSLVPPAYYAHLAAYRGRLYLERSDTTMYRVTPLQTVPLPKLRDNVKRLMFYC; from the exons ATGGAGGGGGAGCGGGAGGGGGTGGTGGCCAAGAACGAGGACAACgcaggcggaggtggtggtggattaGGTACAGGTGGtaatggtggtggcggcggcggcggcagcgcgaacgggcggaggaggtggaggggcggGGGCAGCAGCGGGTATAGGCAGCACCCGATCATCCAGGCCTACCCGGCTCTCCTGCCGCTGCCGATAAACGGCGCCACCGGCCACGCACACATCAACGGCGCGGtctcgctgccgctgcctctgccgccgccggtgctgcTGTACctgcagccgccaccgccaccgccgctgctgccccTGCTCcccaaggtcgccgccgccacgttctACGGCAAGCCACCCAAGGCGGCCGACACGGCACCGAGGGGCTCAATGTGGAAGCACAGGCCATCGAAAAAGCCGCCACCGCATGCCATTACCGCCGCGCTGCTGCCGCTCCCGCGGG ATGGCAAGGCGCTTCAGGAGAAAATATTCTTCgcaaatgaaagaaaaacatctgAAAAGGAGGTAAATCATGTAGACACCCATGAGAAGTTTACTGTTGCACCACTGGATAATGCAATAGCACGGAGACCTGACATGGGTGGTGTTGAGGGGGCCGAGATCCCTCTTTCTGCAAACCATTTCCTTGTCCAGTTTGATCCTGGCCAGAAGATTTTCCATTACAATGTTGACATATCTCCGCGTCCATCAAAAGAAACAGCAAGAATGATCAAGAAAAAATTAGTTGAAGAAAATCCAAGTGTTCTCTCAGGTTCCCAACCAGCCTTTGATGGCCGCAAGAACTTATATAGTCCTGTTAGATTTCAGGAGGACAGGGTTGAGTTCTTTGTCAGCCTCCCAGTTGCATTAGCACGATGTTCAGTAGTTAAAGAGGATACTGGCCACATGCTTGACAAACAGAAACTCAAGACTTTCAAAGTGAATGTCCGGTTGGTTTCGAAGTTATGTGGTGAGGACTTGAACAAATATCTGAACGAGGACAAGGATGGCATCCCTCTTCCACAAGATTACCTCCATGCATTGGATGTTGTGCTGCGTGAAGGTGCTATGGAAAGTTCTATCCTTGTGGGTCGGTCACTGTATGCACGCTCCATGGGGGAAGCAAGGGAcattggtggtggtgctgttggATTAAGAGGTTTCTTTCAGAGATTGAGGCCAACCAAGCAAGGCCTTGCCCTTAATGTTGATCTCTCACTCTCAGCTTTCCACGAGAGCACAGGCATAATTTCATACTTGCAGAAGCGCTGTGACTTCTTGAAGGACCTTCCACAGAAGAAAACAAGGGCTTTGGCAGAAGAGGAGCACAGGGAGGTGGAGAAAGCATTGAAAAATATCCGGGTATTTGTGTGCCATCGTGAGACTAATCAAAGGTACCATGTGCATAGCTTGACTAAGGAGACAACAGAGAAACTCAAGTTTCGCGACCGAAGTGGGAAGGATCTTATGGTGGTGGATTACTTCAAGGAGCACTATAACCATGATATACAATTCAGGAACCTTCCATGCTTGCAGATTGGCAGGAGCAAGCCATGTTATGTGCCAATGGAGCTTTGTGTAGTTTGTGAGGGCCAGAAGTTTCTTGGCAAGCTGTCTGATGAACAAACTTCTAAGATTCTGAAAATGGGTTGTGAAAGACCGAGTGAAAGAAAGGGAATCATAAAGGGTGTTGTCAAAGGTGCATTTCATGCAAGAAG CGATACTTATGCTGATCAGTTTAGTCTCCAAGTGTCGAAACACATGACGAAACTCTCTGGGAGGGTTCTCTTGCCCCCAAAATTAAAGCTTGGCAGCAGTGGGCGCATCAAGGACATAACACCGGACCGATTTGATCGACAGTGGAGCTTTCTGGATAGCCATGTTGCAGAGGGTTCCAAGATCAAGAGTTGGGCCTTGATAAGTTTTGGTGGCACCCCGGAGCAGCACTTTTGCATTACAAAGTTTGTGAACCAGCTATCAAATCGGTGTGAGCAGCTAGGAATTCTGCTAAACAAGAAGACCATTATCAGCCCAATATTTGAGAGGATTCAACTACTCAATAACGTGGGAATTTTGGAGGGCAAGCTCAAGAAAATTCAAGAATCTGCATCAGGCAACTTGCAGTTGCTAATCTGTGTCATGGAGAGGAGGCACCAAGGCTATGCTGATCTGAAGCGAATTGCAGAAACATCCATTGGTGTTGTGACACAATGTTGCCTTTACTCCAACTTGAGCAAGCTGACCTCTCAATTCTTGACGAATTTGGCTTTGAAGATCAATGCGAAACTCGGTGGCTGCAATATTGCCCTATACAGCAGCTTTCCATGCCAAATTCCTAGAATATTTTtgtcggaggagccggtgaTGTTCATGGGTGCTGATGTCACACACCCGCATCCCCTTGATGATTCAAGTCCATCAGTGGTTGCTGTAGTTGCAAGCATGAATTGGCCGTCAGCAAATAAGTACATCTCCAGGATGAGATCACAGACACACCGGAAAGAAATCATTGAGCAACTGGATGTTATGGCTGGTGAACTGCTTGAAGAGTTTCTAAAAGAAGTGGGGAAGCTCCCAAGCAGAATCATATTCTTCAGAGATGGTGTGAGCGAGACACAGTTCTACAAGGTGCTGAAGGAGGAGATGCATGCAGTGCGCACAACTTGTTCGAGGTATCCGGGTTACAAACCCTTGATCACATTCATCGTAGTTCAGAAGAGGCATCACACTAGACTCTTCCACAGGGAGAGGAATGGCAGCTCGTCACACTACTCTGATCAGAACATACCACCAGGAACAGTTGTGGACACTGTGATTACACACCCAAGGGAATTTGATTTCTATCTGTGCAGCCACTGGGGCACCAAGGGGACGAGCCGGCCAACTCATTATCATGTTCTGTGGGATGAGAATAACTTCCGTTCCGACGAAGTGCAGCAGCTGATACACAATCTTTGCTACACATTTGCTCGGTGCACCAGGCCAGTTTCTCTTGTCCCACCGGCTTACTACGCACATCTCGCGGCATATAGAGGCAGGCTGTACCTTGAGAGGTCAGATACAACTATGTACAGGGTCACTCCGTTGCAGACTGTGCCGCTACCTAAGCTCAGAGACAATGTTAAGAGGCTCATGTTCTACTGCTAG
- the LOC127765128 gene encoding protein argonaute 7 isoform X1, which produces MEGEREGVVAKNEDNAGGGGGGLGTGGNGGGGGGGSANGRRRWRGGGSSGYRQHPIIQAYPALLPLPINGATGHAHINGAVSLPLPLPPPVLLYLQPPPPPPLLPLLPKVAAATFYGKPPKAADTAPRGSMWKHRPSKKPPPHAITAALLPLPRGIDLLTDGKALQEKIFFANERKTSEKEVNHVDTHEKFTVAPLDNAIARRPDMGGVEGAEIPLSANHFLVQFDPGQKIFHYNVDISPRPSKETARMIKKKLVEENPSVLSGSQPAFDGRKNLYSPVRFQEDRVEFFVSLPVALARCSVVKEDTGHMLDKQKLKTFKVNVRLVSKLCGEDLNKYLNEDKDGIPLPQDYLHALDVVLREGAMESSILVGRSLYARSMGEARDIGGGAVGLRGFFQRLRPTKQGLALNVDLSLSAFHESTGIISYLQKRCDFLKDLPQKKTRALAEEEHREVEKALKNIRVFVCHRETNQRYHVHSLTKETTEKLKFRDRSGKDLMVVDYFKEHYNHDIQFRNLPCLQIGRSKPCYVPMELCVVCEGQKFLGKLSDEQTSKILKMGCERPSERKGIIKGVVKGAFHARSDTYADQFSLQVSKHMTKLSGRVLLPPKLKLGSSGRIKDITPDRFDRQWSFLDSHVAEGSKIKSWALISFGGTPEQHFCITKFVNQLSNRCEQLGILLNKKTIISPIFERIQLLNNVGILEGKLKKIQESASGNLQLLICVMERRHQGYADLKRIAETSIGVVTQCCLYSNLSKLTSQFLTNLALKINAKLGGCNIALYSSFPCQIPRIFLSEEPVMFMGADVTHPHPLDDSSPSVVAVVASMNWPSANKYISRMRSQTHRKEIIEQLDVMAGELLEEFLKEVGKLPSRIIFFRDGVSETQFYKVLKEEMHAVRTTCSRYPGYKPLITFIVVQKRHHTRLFHRERNGSSSHYSDQNIPPGTVVDTVITHPREFDFYLCSHWGTKGTSRPTHYHVLWDENNFRSDEVQQLIHNLCYTFARCTRPVSLVPPAYYAHLAAYRGRLYLERSDTTMYRVTPLQTVPLPKLRDNVKRLMFYC; this is translated from the exons ATGGAGGGGGAGCGGGAGGGGGTGGTGGCCAAGAACGAGGACAACgcaggcggaggtggtggtggattaGGTACAGGTGGtaatggtggtggcggcggcggcggcagcgcgaacgggcggaggaggtggaggggcggGGGCAGCAGCGGGTATAGGCAGCACCCGATCATCCAGGCCTACCCGGCTCTCCTGCCGCTGCCGATAAACGGCGCCACCGGCCACGCACACATCAACGGCGCGGtctcgctgccgctgcctctgccgccgccggtgctgcTGTACctgcagccgccaccgccaccgccgctgctgccccTGCTCcccaaggtcgccgccgccacgttctACGGCAAGCCACCCAAGGCGGCCGACACGGCACCGAGGGGCTCAATGTGGAAGCACAGGCCATCGAAAAAGCCGCCACCGCATGCCATTACCGCCGCGCTGCTGCCGCTCCCGCGGG GTATTGATTTGCTAACAGATGGCAAGGCGCTTCAGGAGAAAATATTCTTCgcaaatgaaagaaaaacatctgAAAAGGAGGTAAATCATGTAGACACCCATGAGAAGTTTACTGTTGCACCACTGGATAATGCAATAGCACGGAGACCTGACATGGGTGGTGTTGAGGGGGCCGAGATCCCTCTTTCTGCAAACCATTTCCTTGTCCAGTTTGATCCTGGCCAGAAGATTTTCCATTACAATGTTGACATATCTCCGCGTCCATCAAAAGAAACAGCAAGAATGATCAAGAAAAAATTAGTTGAAGAAAATCCAAGTGTTCTCTCAGGTTCCCAACCAGCCTTTGATGGCCGCAAGAACTTATATAGTCCTGTTAGATTTCAGGAGGACAGGGTTGAGTTCTTTGTCAGCCTCCCAGTTGCATTAGCACGATGTTCAGTAGTTAAAGAGGATACTGGCCACATGCTTGACAAACAGAAACTCAAGACTTTCAAAGTGAATGTCCGGTTGGTTTCGAAGTTATGTGGTGAGGACTTGAACAAATATCTGAACGAGGACAAGGATGGCATCCCTCTTCCACAAGATTACCTCCATGCATTGGATGTTGTGCTGCGTGAAGGTGCTATGGAAAGTTCTATCCTTGTGGGTCGGTCACTGTATGCACGCTCCATGGGGGAAGCAAGGGAcattggtggtggtgctgttggATTAAGAGGTTTCTTTCAGAGATTGAGGCCAACCAAGCAAGGCCTTGCCCTTAATGTTGATCTCTCACTCTCAGCTTTCCACGAGAGCACAGGCATAATTTCATACTTGCAGAAGCGCTGTGACTTCTTGAAGGACCTTCCACAGAAGAAAACAAGGGCTTTGGCAGAAGAGGAGCACAGGGAGGTGGAGAAAGCATTGAAAAATATCCGGGTATTTGTGTGCCATCGTGAGACTAATCAAAGGTACCATGTGCATAGCTTGACTAAGGAGACAACAGAGAAACTCAAGTTTCGCGACCGAAGTGGGAAGGATCTTATGGTGGTGGATTACTTCAAGGAGCACTATAACCATGATATACAATTCAGGAACCTTCCATGCTTGCAGATTGGCAGGAGCAAGCCATGTTATGTGCCAATGGAGCTTTGTGTAGTTTGTGAGGGCCAGAAGTTTCTTGGCAAGCTGTCTGATGAACAAACTTCTAAGATTCTGAAAATGGGTTGTGAAAGACCGAGTGAAAGAAAGGGAATCATAAAGGGTGTTGTCAAAGGTGCATTTCATGCAAGAAG CGATACTTATGCTGATCAGTTTAGTCTCCAAGTGTCGAAACACATGACGAAACTCTCTGGGAGGGTTCTCTTGCCCCCAAAATTAAAGCTTGGCAGCAGTGGGCGCATCAAGGACATAACACCGGACCGATTTGATCGACAGTGGAGCTTTCTGGATAGCCATGTTGCAGAGGGTTCCAAGATCAAGAGTTGGGCCTTGATAAGTTTTGGTGGCACCCCGGAGCAGCACTTTTGCATTACAAAGTTTGTGAACCAGCTATCAAATCGGTGTGAGCAGCTAGGAATTCTGCTAAACAAGAAGACCATTATCAGCCCAATATTTGAGAGGATTCAACTACTCAATAACGTGGGAATTTTGGAGGGCAAGCTCAAGAAAATTCAAGAATCTGCATCAGGCAACTTGCAGTTGCTAATCTGTGTCATGGAGAGGAGGCACCAAGGCTATGCTGATCTGAAGCGAATTGCAGAAACATCCATTGGTGTTGTGACACAATGTTGCCTTTACTCCAACTTGAGCAAGCTGACCTCTCAATTCTTGACGAATTTGGCTTTGAAGATCAATGCGAAACTCGGTGGCTGCAATATTGCCCTATACAGCAGCTTTCCATGCCAAATTCCTAGAATATTTTtgtcggaggagccggtgaTGTTCATGGGTGCTGATGTCACACACCCGCATCCCCTTGATGATTCAAGTCCATCAGTGGTTGCTGTAGTTGCAAGCATGAATTGGCCGTCAGCAAATAAGTACATCTCCAGGATGAGATCACAGACACACCGGAAAGAAATCATTGAGCAACTGGATGTTATGGCTGGTGAACTGCTTGAAGAGTTTCTAAAAGAAGTGGGGAAGCTCCCAAGCAGAATCATATTCTTCAGAGATGGTGTGAGCGAGACACAGTTCTACAAGGTGCTGAAGGAGGAGATGCATGCAGTGCGCACAACTTGTTCGAGGTATCCGGGTTACAAACCCTTGATCACATTCATCGTAGTTCAGAAGAGGCATCACACTAGACTCTTCCACAGGGAGAGGAATGGCAGCTCGTCACACTACTCTGATCAGAACATACCACCAGGAACAGTTGTGGACACTGTGATTACACACCCAAGGGAATTTGATTTCTATCTGTGCAGCCACTGGGGCACCAAGGGGACGAGCCGGCCAACTCATTATCATGTTCTGTGGGATGAGAATAACTTCCGTTCCGACGAAGTGCAGCAGCTGATACACAATCTTTGCTACACATTTGCTCGGTGCACCAGGCCAGTTTCTCTTGTCCCACCGGCTTACTACGCACATCTCGCGGCATATAGAGGCAGGCTGTACCTTGAGAGGTCAGATACAACTATGTACAGGGTCACTCCGTTGCAGACTGTGCCGCTACCTAAGCTCAGAGACAATGTTAAGAGGCTCATGTTCTACTGCTAG